One region of Streptomyces davaonensis JCM 4913 genomic DNA includes:
- the atpA gene encoding F0F1 ATP synthase subunit alpha has protein sequence MAELTIRPEEIRDALETFVQSYKPDAASREEVGTVTLAGDGIAKVEGLPSAMANELLKFEDGTLGLALNLEEREIGAIVLGEFSGIEEGQPVQRTGEVLSVAVGEGYLGRVVDPLGNPIDGLGEIETSGRRALELQAPTVMQRKSVHEPMETGYKAVDAMTPIGRGQRQLIIGDRQTGKTALAVDTIINQRDNWRTGDPNKQVRCIYVAIGQKGSTIASVRRALEENGALEYTTIVAAPASDPAGFKYLAPYTGSAIGQQWMYEGKHVLIIFDDLSKQADAYRAVSLLLRRPPGREAYPGDVFYLHSRLLERCAKLSDDMGAGSMTGLPIVETKANDVSAFIPTNVISITDGQCFLESDLFNAGQRPALNVGISVSRVGGSAQHKAMKQVSGRLRVDLAQFRELEAFAAFGSDLDAASKSQLERGQRMVELLKQAQYQPMSTEDQVVSVWAGTTGKMDEVPVADIRRFEKELLEYLHRKEQGLMTSIKEGGKLSDDTLTAVADAIADFKKQFETSDGKLLGEDAPVAPKATSASK, from the coding sequence ATGGCGGAGCTCACGATCCGGCCGGAGGAGATCCGGGACGCACTGGAGACCTTCGTCCAGTCGTACAAGCCGGACGCGGCCTCGCGCGAGGAGGTCGGTACGGTCACCCTTGCCGGCGACGGCATCGCGAAGGTCGAGGGTCTGCCCTCGGCCATGGCCAACGAACTGCTGAAGTTCGAGGACGGCACCCTCGGCCTCGCGCTCAACCTCGAAGAGCGCGAGATCGGTGCCATCGTCCTCGGTGAGTTCAGCGGCATCGAGGAGGGCCAGCCGGTGCAGCGCACCGGTGAGGTGCTCTCCGTGGCCGTCGGCGAGGGCTACCTCGGCCGCGTCGTCGACCCGCTCGGCAACCCGATCGACGGCCTCGGCGAGATCGAGACCAGCGGTCGTCGTGCCCTTGAGCTGCAGGCCCCCACGGTCATGCAGCGCAAGTCGGTGCACGAGCCGATGGAGACCGGCTACAAGGCCGTCGACGCGATGACCCCGATCGGCCGTGGCCAGCGTCAGCTGATCATCGGTGACCGTCAGACCGGCAAGACCGCCCTGGCCGTCGACACGATCATCAACCAGCGCGACAACTGGCGCACCGGCGACCCGAACAAGCAGGTCCGCTGCATCTACGTCGCCATCGGCCAGAAGGGCTCGACGATCGCGTCGGTCCGCCGCGCGCTGGAGGAGAACGGCGCGCTGGAGTACACGACCATCGTCGCCGCCCCGGCGTCCGACCCGGCCGGCTTCAAGTACCTGGCGCCGTACACCGGTTCGGCCATCGGTCAGCAGTGGATGTACGAGGGCAAGCACGTCCTCATCATCTTCGACGACCTGTCCAAGCAGGCCGACGCCTACCGCGCCGTGTCGCTTCTGCTGCGCCGTCCGCCGGGCCGTGAGGCCTACCCGGGTGACGTCTTCTACCTGCACTCCCGTCTGCTGGAGCGCTGCGCGAAGCTCTCCGACGACATGGGCGCCGGCTCGATGACCGGTCTGCCGATCGTCGAGACGAAGGCCAACGACGTCTCGGCGTTCATCCCGACCAACGTCATCTCCATCACCGACGGCCAGTGCTTCCTGGAGTCGGACCTGTTCAACGCCGGTCAGCGCCCCGCGCTGAACGTCGGTATCTCCGTCTCCCGAGTCGGTGGTTCCGCGCAGCACAAGGCGATGAAGCAGGTCTCCGGTCGCCTCCGCGTGGACCTCGCCCAGTTCCGTGAGCTGGAGGCGTTCGCCGCCTTCGGTTCCGACCTGGACGCCGCGTCGAAGTCGCAGCTGGAGCGCGGTCAGCGGATGGTCGAGCTGCTGAAGCAGGCTCAGTACCAGCCGATGTCCACCGAGGACCAGGTCGTCTCCGTCTGGGCCGGCACCACCGGCAAGATGGACGAGGTGCCGGTCGCCGACATCCGCCGCTTCGAGAAGGAGCTGCTGGAGTACCTGCACCGCAAGGAGCAGGGCCTCATGACCTCCATCAAGGAGGGCGGCAAGCTCTCGGACGACACCCTCACCGCTGTCGCCGACGCCATCGCGGACTTCAAGAAGCAGTTCGAGACGTCGGACGGCAAGCTGCTCGGCGAGGACGCCCCGGTCGCCCCGAAGGCGACCAGCGCCTCCAAGTGA
- a CDS encoding STAS domain-containing protein → MYIRGDHAELVVGGRLDVRSAADARTVLHSAVDDGVGDLVLDLSELEFWDATGLGVIMGAHRRAGRCGRRLVLRAVPAQMQRLLVATRLHRILAIEGGIGVESLPRV, encoded by the coding sequence ATGTACATCAGGGGCGACCACGCCGAGCTGGTCGTCGGGGGCCGCCTCGACGTCCGCAGCGCGGCGGACGCCCGTACGGTCCTGCACTCGGCCGTCGACGACGGAGTCGGCGATCTGGTGCTCGACCTGTCCGAGCTGGAGTTCTGGGACGCCACCGGACTCGGGGTGATCATGGGGGCCCATCGCCGGGCCGGGCGCTGCGGCAGGCGCCTGGTGCTGCGTGCCGTGCCGGCGCAGATGCAGCGCCTGCTGGTGGCAACCCGGCTGCACCGGATCCTCGCCATCGAGGGCGGCATCGGCGTGGAGTCGCTGCCGCGCGTGTGA
- a CDS encoding sensor histidine kinase, translating to MARALPRPHPDDVRIALAGLLGGLLIWGVGLGTRKSNDPIVLWEGRWAILLPLAVMAGCELLRRTRPRVGLLIGIAALTADGVTQGNLVTVVMFTDLIYAAVVYGPPATARRIPWITGLMTVAGTVVPFAVWQVPEALLVGVVIGLAAFTPAATGWIVRNHRDAAEAARLHAEQTALLAEMDRVQAVTAERARMARELHDMVANHLSAIAIHSTAALSLDDPKTSKDALAVIRENSVEGLAEMRRLIGILRDSSGDLEPAAAPTLDGLGALVEGARTNGLDVGLDTEHGKLPAPVELAAYRIVQESLTNALKHASPGRVSVTLDQRDGVLDVEVTSPYGDHDGPRAPGSGAGLVGMRERAALLGGSFEAAPESTAEGKIWAVRATLPVTDQAQGDHA from the coding sequence ATGGCCAGAGCCCTCCCCCGTCCGCACCCGGACGATGTCCGCATCGCGCTCGCCGGGCTGCTCGGCGGACTGCTGATCTGGGGCGTCGGGCTGGGCACCCGCAAGAGCAACGACCCGATCGTGCTGTGGGAGGGGCGCTGGGCCATCCTGCTGCCGCTGGCGGTCATGGCCGGCTGCGAACTGCTGCGGCGCACCCGCCCCCGCGTCGGCCTGCTGATCGGCATCGCGGCGCTGACCGCCGACGGCGTCACCCAGGGCAACCTGGTGACGGTCGTGATGTTCACGGACCTCATCTACGCGGCCGTGGTGTACGGCCCGCCCGCCACCGCCCGCCGGATCCCCTGGATCACCGGCCTGATGACGGTGGCCGGCACAGTGGTGCCGTTCGCCGTCTGGCAGGTGCCCGAGGCGCTGCTGGTCGGTGTGGTCATCGGCCTGGCGGCGTTCACTCCCGCCGCCACCGGCTGGATCGTCCGCAACCACCGCGACGCCGCCGAGGCGGCCCGGCTGCACGCCGAACAGACCGCGCTGCTGGCCGAGATGGACCGGGTCCAGGCGGTCACCGCCGAACGCGCCCGGATGGCAAGGGAACTGCACGACATGGTCGCCAACCATCTCTCCGCGATCGCCATCCACTCCACCGCCGCGCTCTCCCTGGACGATCCGAAGACCTCCAAGGACGCCCTCGCGGTGATCCGGGAGAACAGCGTCGAGGGGCTCGCCGAGATGCGCCGCCTGATCGGCATCCTGCGCGACAGCAGCGGCGACCTGGAACCGGCGGCGGCCCCCACGCTCGACGGACTGGGCGCGCTGGTGGAGGGCGCCCGCACCAACGGCCTCGACGTCGGCCTCGACACCGAGCACGGCAAGCTGCCCGCGCCGGTCGAACTGGCCGCCTACCGCATCGTCCAGGAGTCCCTGACCAACGCCCTCAAGCACGCCTCCCCCGGCCGGGTCAGCGTCACCCTCGACCAGCGCGACGGCGTCCTCGACGTCGAGGTGACCAGCCCCTACGGCGACCACGACGGCCCGCGCGCCCCCGGCTCCGGGGCGGGTCTGGTCGGGATGCGGGAGCGGGCCGCACTGCTGGGCGGCAGCTTCGAGGCGGCGCCCGAAAGCACGGCGGAGGGCAAGATCTGGGCCGTACGCGCCACACTTCCCGTCACCGACCAAGCTCAAGGAGACCACGCATGA
- a CDS encoding response regulator — MIRVLVAEDQSAVRAGLVLILRSAPDIEVVGEAADGEQAVALARKLRPDLVLMDVQMPRLDGVSATRQVVAERLADVLVLTTFDLDEYVFGALRAGASGFLLKNTEARQLLDAVRTVASGEGLIAPAVTRRLIAEFAAGPARAPRTDPAVLESLTRREREVLSCLGEGLSNSDIARRLDMAEATVKTHVSRLLGKLELRSRVQAAVLAQELGI, encoded by the coding sequence ATGATCCGCGTCCTCGTCGCCGAGGACCAGTCCGCCGTACGCGCCGGGCTCGTCCTCATCCTGCGCAGCGCGCCCGACATCGAGGTGGTCGGCGAGGCGGCGGACGGCGAGCAGGCGGTGGCGCTGGCCCGGAAGCTGCGTCCCGACCTGGTGCTGATGGACGTACAGATGCCGCGACTTGACGGGGTGTCGGCCACCCGGCAGGTGGTCGCGGAGCGGCTCGCGGATGTGCTCGTACTGACCACCTTCGACCTCGACGAGTACGTGTTCGGGGCGCTCAGGGCGGGCGCGTCCGGGTTTCTGCTGAAGAACACCGAGGCTCGCCAACTCCTCGACGCCGTACGGACGGTGGCGAGCGGCGAGGGGCTGATCGCCCCGGCGGTGACCCGGCGTCTGATCGCCGAGTTCGCCGCCGGTCCCGCGCGTGCCCCGAGGACCGATCCAGCCGTGCTCGAATCGCTGACCCGGCGGGAGCGCGAGGTGCTGTCCTGTCTGGGAGAGGGGCTGTCCAACTCGGACATCGCGCGCCGTCTCGACATGGCGGAGGCGACGGTGAAGACGCACGTCAGCCGGTTGCTGGGGAAGCTGGAGCTGCGCAGCCGGGTCCAAGCAGCGGTGCTGGCGCAGGAATTGGGGATCTAG
- a CDS encoding F0F1 ATP synthase subunit epsilon has product MAAELHVALVAADREVWSGQATLVVARTTSGDIGVMPGHQPLLGVLESGPVTIRTSEGATVVAAVHGGFISFADNKLSLLAEIAELSDEIDVQRAERALERAKSEADASAERRADVRLRAAAAR; this is encoded by the coding sequence TTGGCTGCTGAGCTGCACGTCGCGCTGGTCGCGGCCGACCGAGAGGTCTGGTCCGGGCAGGCCACCCTGGTCGTCGCGCGCACCACGTCCGGCGACATCGGCGTCATGCCCGGTCACCAGCCGCTGCTCGGTGTGCTGGAGTCGGGCCCGGTGACCATCCGTACGAGTGAAGGTGCAACGGTCGTCGCCGCGGTGCACGGCGGTTTCATCTCGTTCGCCGACAACAAGCTGTCGCTGCTGGCCGAGATCGCCGAGCTGTCGGACGAGATCGATGTCCAGCGCGCGGAGCGGGCGCTGGAGCGCGCGAAGTCGGAGGCCGACGCCTCCGCCGAGCGTCGCGCCGATGTCCGCCTGCGTGCGGCGGCTGCCCGCTGA
- the atpD gene encoding F0F1 ATP synthase subunit beta, which yields MTTTVETAAATGRVARVIGPVVDVEFPVDAMPDIYNALHVEVADPANAGEKKTLTLEVAQHLGDGLVRTISMQPTDGLVRQAAVTDTGASITVPVGDFTKGKVFNTLGEVLNVDESYDGERWGIHRKAPNFDELESKTEMFETGVKVIDLLTPYVKGGKIGLFGGAGVGKTVLIQEMIYRVANNHDGVSVFAGVGERTREGNDLIEEMSDSGVIDKTALVFGQMDEPPGTRLRVALAGLTMAEYFRDVQKQDVLFFIDNIFRFTQAGSEVSTLLGRMPSAVGYQPNLADEMGLLQERITSTRGHSITSMQAIYVPADDLTDPAPATTFAHLDATTVLSRPISEKGIYPAVDPLDSTSRILDPRYIAQDHYDAAMRVKTILQKYKDLQDIIAILGIDELGEEDKLVVHRARRVERFLSQNTHVAKQFTGVDGSDVPLDESIAAFNAICDGEYDHFPEQAFFMCGGIEDLKNNAKELGVS from the coding sequence ATGACGACGACAGTTGAGACGGCCGCTGCCACGGGCCGCGTCGCCCGGGTCATCGGCCCGGTCGTCGACGTGGAGTTCCCCGTCGACGCGATGCCCGACATCTACAACGCCCTTCACGTCGAGGTGGCCGACCCGGCCAACGCCGGCGAGAAGAAGACGCTGACCCTGGAGGTCGCCCAGCACCTGGGTGACGGCCTGGTCCGCACCATCTCCATGCAGCCCACCGACGGTCTGGTCCGCCAGGCCGCGGTCACCGACACCGGTGCCTCCATCACGGTGCCCGTCGGCGACTTCACCAAGGGCAAGGTGTTCAACACCCTCGGTGAGGTGCTGAACGTCGACGAGTCCTACGACGGCGAGCGCTGGGGCATCCACCGCAAGGCGCCGAACTTCGACGAGCTCGAGTCGAAGACCGAGATGTTCGAGACCGGCGTCAAGGTCATCGACCTTCTCACCCCGTACGTCAAGGGTGGAAAGATCGGTCTGTTCGGTGGTGCCGGCGTCGGCAAGACGGTGCTCATCCAGGAGATGATCTACCGCGTCGCCAACAACCACGACGGTGTGTCGGTGTTCGCCGGTGTCGGTGAGCGCACCCGTGAGGGCAACGACCTGATCGAGGAGATGTCGGACTCCGGCGTCATCGACAAGACCGCGCTGGTCTTCGGTCAGATGGACGAGCCCCCGGGCACCCGTCTGCGCGTGGCCCTGGCCGGTCTGACCATGGCGGAGTACTTCCGCGATGTGCAGAAGCAGGACGTGCTGTTCTTCATCGACAACATCTTCCGCTTCACCCAGGCCGGTTCCGAGGTGTCGACCCTGCTCGGCCGTATGCCTTCCGCGGTGGGCTACCAGCCGAACCTGGCCGACGAGATGGGTCTCCTCCAGGAGCGCATCACCTCGACCCGTGGTCACTCGATCACCTCGATGCAGGCGATCTACGTCCCCGCGGACGACCTGACCGACCCGGCCCCGGCCACCACCTTCGCCCACCTCGACGCGACGACGGTTCTGTCCCGTCCGATCTCCGAGAAGGGCATCTACCCGGCCGTGGACCCGCTGGACTCCACGTCCCGCATCCTGGACCCGCGGTACATCGCGCAGGACCACTACGACGCCGCCATGCGCGTCAAGACGATCCTGCAGAAGTACAAGGACCTCCAGGACATCATCGCGATCCTCGGTATCGACGAGCTCGGCGAGGAGGACAAGCTCGTCGTCCACCGTGCCCGTCGCGTGGAGCGCTTCCTGTCCCAGAACACCCACGTCGCCAAGCAGTTCACCGGCGTCGACGGGTCGGACGTCCCGCTGGACGAGTCGATCGCGGCCTTCAACGCGATCTGCGACGGCGAGTACGACCACTTCCCGGAGCAGGCGTTCTTCATGTGCGGTGGTATTGAGGACCTCAAGAACAACGCCAAGGAGCTGGGCGTCTCCTGA
- a CDS encoding F0F1 ATP synthase subunit gamma has product MGAQLRVYKRRIRSVTATKKITKAMEMIAASRVVKAQRKVAASTPYAKELTRAVTAVGTGSNTKHPLTTQAETVTRSAVLLLTSDRGLAGAFNSNAIKAAELLTERLEREGKQVDTYIVGRRGLAHYNFRERKVSESWTGFTDEPTYADAKQVAAPLIEAIEKDTADGGVDELHIVFTEFVSMMTQTALDDRLLPLSLEDVAKEAAPKGEILPLFDFEPSAEDVLDALLPRYVESRIYNALLQSAASKHAATRRAMKSATDNAGELIESLSRLANAARQAEITQEISEIVGGSAALADASAGSDR; this is encoded by the coding sequence ATGGGAGCCCAGCTCCGGGTCTACAAGCGTCGCATCCGATCCGTCACCGCGACCAAGAAGATCACGAAGGCGATGGAGATGATCGCCGCCTCGCGCGTCGTCAAGGCGCAGCGCAAGGTGGCGGCCTCCACGCCGTACGCGAAGGAACTGACCCGCGCGGTCACGGCGGTCGGTACCGGCTCGAACACCAAGCACCCGCTGACCACCCAGGCCGAGACGGTCACGCGGTCCGCGGTGCTGCTCCTGACGAGCGACCGTGGTCTCGCCGGTGCCTTCAACTCCAACGCCATCAAGGCGGCGGAGCTGCTGACCGAGCGCCTGGAGCGCGAGGGCAAGCAGGTCGACACGTACATCGTCGGCCGGCGTGGCCTTGCGCACTACAACTTCCGTGAGCGCAAGGTCTCGGAGTCGTGGACCGGGTTCACGGACGAGCCGACGTACGCGGACGCCAAGCAGGTCGCGGCACCGCTCATCGAGGCCATCGAGAAGGACACGGCCGACGGCGGCGTGGACGAACTCCACATCGTCTTCACCGAGTTCGTCTCGATGATGACGCAGACGGCGCTCGACGACCGTCTGCTGCCGCTCAGCCTCGAAGACGTGGCGAAGGAGGCGGCGCCGAAGGGCGAGATCCTTCCGCTGTTCGACTTCGAGCCGTCGGCGGAGGACGTCCTCGACGCCCTTCTGCCGCGCTACGTGGAGAGCCGTATCTACAACGCGCTGCTCCAGTCGGCCGCCTCCAAGCACGCCGCCACGCGGCGCGCGATGAAGTCGGCCACCGACAACGCCGGAGAGCTCATCGAGAGCCTCTCCCGGCTTGCGAACGCGGCCCGCCAGGCCGAAATCACCCAGGAAATCAGCGAGATCGTCGGTGGCTCCGCAGCCCTGGCCGACGCGAGCGCGGGGAGTGACAGGTAA
- a CDS encoding cob(I)yrinic acid a,c-diamide adenosyltransferase — protein sequence MVNLTRIYTRTGDKGTTALGDMSRVAKTDLRISAYADANEANAVIGTAIALGGLDEEVVKVLTRVQNDLFDVGADLSTPVVENPEFPPLRVEQFYIDKLEADCDRFNERLEKLRSFILPGGTPGAALLHQACTVVRRAERQTWAAMEAHGNTMNPLTATYLNRLSDLLFILARTANTGVGDVLWVPGGER from the coding sequence ATGGTCAATCTGACGCGTATCTACACCAGGACCGGCGACAAGGGCACCACCGCGCTCGGGGACATGAGCCGGGTCGCCAAGACCGATCTGCGCATCTCGGCGTACGCGGACGCCAATGAGGCGAACGCCGTCATCGGTACGGCGATCGCGCTCGGCGGTCTGGACGAGGAGGTCGTCAAGGTCCTCACCCGCGTCCAGAACGACCTGTTCGACGTCGGCGCCGACCTGTCGACACCGGTGGTGGAGAACCCGGAGTTCCCGCCGCTGCGGGTCGAGCAGTTCTACATCGACAAGCTGGAGGCGGACTGCGACCGCTTCAACGAGCGGCTGGAGAAACTGCGCTCCTTCATCCTCCCCGGCGGCACCCCCGGCGCGGCCCTCCTCCACCAGGCCTGCACCGTCGTCCGCCGCGCCGAACGCCAGACATGGGCCGCGATGGAGGCCCACGGCAACACCATGAACCCCCTCACCGCGACCTACCTCAACCGCCTATCGGACCTGCTCTTCATCCTGGCGCGTACGGCCAACACCGGTGTCGGGGACGTGCTCTGGGTTCCGGGTGGGGAGCGGTGA
- a CDS encoding glycoside hydrolase family 18 chitinase — MRFRHRAAAGFATLLLPFAGLVGLASPAEAATEATATYAKTQDWGTGFEGKWTVKNTGTTTINSWTVEWDFPSGTSVGSGWDADFSSSGNHWTAKNKSWNGTLAPGASVSFGFNGTGSGSPSNCKLNGGSCDGGTVPGDAAPSAPGTPTASDITNTSVKLAWSAATDDKGIKNYDVLRGGAKVATVTGTSWTDSGLTAGTDYSYTVQARDTADQTGPVSGAVAVRTTGGGTDPDPEPGSKVNLGYFTEWGVYGRNYHVKNLVSSGSASKITHINYAFGNVKNGQCTVDDTYAAYDKAYTADQSVSGTADTWDQPLRGNFNQLRQLKAKYPHIKVLYSFGGWTYSGGFGQAAANPAAFAKSCKAVVEDPRWADVFDGIDIDWEYPNACGLTCDTSGPAAFKNLTQALRAEFGSDYLITAAITADGSEGGKIDAADYGGAAQHLNWYNVMTYDYFGAWDKTGPTAPHSPLTSYSGIPKEGFNSAAAIAKLKAKGVPASKLLLGIGFYGRGWTGVTQSAPGGAATGPATGTYEAGIEDYKILKNSCPATGTVGGTAYAHCGSNWWSYDTPATIGTKMSWAKSQGLGGAFFWEFSGDSSNGELVSAISNGLK; from the coding sequence ATGCGCTTCAGACACAGAGCCGCGGCAGGGTTCGCGACCCTGTTGCTCCCCTTCGCCGGCCTGGTCGGACTCGCCAGCCCCGCCGAGGCGGCCACCGAGGCCACCGCCACCTACGCCAAGACCCAGGACTGGGGCACCGGCTTCGAGGGCAAGTGGACGGTGAAGAACACCGGCACCACGACCATCAACTCCTGGACCGTGGAGTGGGACTTCCCCTCCGGCACCTCCGTCGGCTCCGGCTGGGACGCCGACTTCAGCTCCTCCGGCAACCACTGGACCGCCAAGAACAAGTCCTGGAACGGCACCCTCGCGCCCGGCGCGTCGGTCTCCTTCGGCTTCAACGGCACCGGCTCCGGCTCCCCGTCCAACTGCAAGCTCAACGGCGGCAGTTGTGACGGCGGCACGGTCCCCGGCGACGCGGCACCCTCCGCTCCGGGCACCCCGACCGCCTCCGACATCACCAACACCTCGGTGAAGCTCGCCTGGAGCGCGGCCACCGACGACAAGGGCATCAAGAACTACGACGTCCTGCGCGGCGGCGCCAAGGTCGCCACCGTCACCGGCACCAGCTGGACCGACAGCGGTCTGACCGCCGGCACGGACTACTCCTACACCGTCCAGGCCCGGGACACCGCCGACCAGACCGGCCCGGTCAGCGGCGCCGTCGCGGTCCGCACCACCGGCGGCGGCACCGACCCCGACCCGGAGCCCGGCTCCAAGGTCAACCTCGGCTACTTCACCGAGTGGGGCGTCTACGGCCGCAACTACCACGTCAAGAACCTGGTGAGCTCGGGCTCCGCGTCCAAGATCACCCACATCAACTACGCGTTCGGCAACGTCAAGAACGGTCAGTGCACCGTCGATGACACCTACGCCGCCTACGACAAGGCCTACACCGCCGACCAGTCGGTCAGCGGCACCGCCGACACCTGGGACCAGCCGCTGCGCGGCAACTTCAACCAGCTGCGCCAGCTGAAGGCCAAGTACCCGCACATCAAGGTGCTGTACTCGTTCGGCGGCTGGACCTACTCCGGCGGCTTCGGCCAGGCGGCGGCCAACCCGGCCGCGTTCGCCAAGTCCTGCAAGGCCGTGGTCGAGGACCCGCGCTGGGCCGATGTCTTCGACGGCATCGACATCGACTGGGAGTACCCGAACGCCTGCGGTCTGACCTGCGACACCTCCGGTCCGGCGGCGTTCAAGAACCTCACCCAGGCACTGCGTGCCGAGTTCGGCTCGGACTACCTGATCACCGCCGCCATCACCGCGGACGGCAGCGAGGGCGGCAAGATCGACGCGGCCGACTACGGCGGCGCCGCGCAGCACCTGAACTGGTACAACGTGATGACGTACGACTACTTCGGCGCCTGGGACAAGACGGGCCCGACGGCCCCGCACTCCCCGCTGACGTCGTACTCCGGCATCCCGAAGGAGGGCTTCAACTCCGCGGCCGCCATCGCCAAGCTCAAGGCCAAGGGCGTCCCGGCGAGCAAGCTCCTGCTCGGCATCGGCTTCTACGGCCGCGGCTGGACCGGCGTCACCCAGTCCGCCCCCGGCGGCGCGGCCACCGGCCCGGCGACCGGCACCTACGAGGCGGGCATCGAGGACTACAAGATCCTCAAGAACTCCTGCCCCGCCACCGGCACCGTCGGCGGCACCGCGTACGCCCACTGCGGCAGCAACTGGTGGTCGTACGACACCCCCGCCACCATCGGCACCAAGATGAGCTGGGCCAAGAGCCAGGGCCTGGGCGGTGCCTTCTTCTGGGAGTTCAGCGGCGACTCCAGCAACGGTGAGCTGGTGAGCGCCATCAGCAACGGGCTGAAGTAA
- a CDS encoding 3-hydroxyacyl-CoA dehydrogenase family protein produces the protein MARKLAVIGAGLMGSGIAQVSAQAGWDVVLRDVTDEALKRGTDGIKASYDKFVSKGKLAADDAEAALGRITTTTDLDACADADVVVEAVFEKLEVKHEIFRALDKIVRPETVLASNTSAIPITKIAAATEHPERVVGVHFFSPVPMMQLVELVRGYKTSDEALATAREFAESVGKTCIVVNRDVAGFVTTRLISALVVEATKLYESGVASAEDIDLACRLGFGHAMGPLATADLTGVDILLHATGNIYTESQDEKFAPPELMRRMVDAGDIGRKSGQGFYKY, from the coding sequence GTGGCACGGAAGCTTGCCGTCATCGGCGCCGGCTTGATGGGTTCCGGGATCGCCCAGGTCTCCGCGCAGGCGGGCTGGGACGTCGTTCTGCGCGACGTCACCGACGAGGCCCTCAAGCGTGGCACCGACGGCATCAAGGCCTCGTACGACAAGTTCGTGAGCAAGGGCAAGCTGGCGGCGGACGACGCCGAAGCCGCCCTCGGCCGCATCACCACCACCACCGATCTGGACGCCTGCGCCGACGCGGACGTCGTCGTCGAGGCCGTCTTCGAGAAGCTGGAGGTCAAGCACGAGATCTTCCGCGCGCTCGACAAGATCGTGCGCCCGGAGACCGTGCTCGCCTCCAACACCTCCGCCATCCCGATCACCAAGATCGCGGCGGCCACCGAGCATCCCGAGCGCGTCGTCGGCGTCCACTTCTTCTCGCCGGTGCCGATGATGCAGCTCGTCGAGCTCGTGCGGGGCTACAAGACCAGCGACGAAGCCCTCGCCACCGCGCGGGAGTTCGCCGAGTCGGTCGGCAAGACCTGCATCGTGGTCAACCGGGACGTGGCGGGGTTCGTCACCACCCGCCTCATCTCCGCCCTCGTGGTCGAGGCGACCAAGCTCTACGAGTCGGGCGTCGCGTCCGCCGAGGACATCGACCTCGCGTGCCGGCTGGGCTTCGGCCACGCCATGGGCCCGCTGGCCACGGCGGACCTCACCGGCGTCGACATCCTGCTGCACGCCACCGGCAACATCTACACCGAGTCCCAGGACGAGAAGTTCGCTCCGCCGGAGCTGATGCGCCGGATGGTTGACGCCGGTGACATCGGGCGCAAGAGCGGGCAGGGCTTCTACAAGTACTGA
- a CDS encoding DUF2550 domain-containing protein has product MVLALTVCGIVVALVVLGLFVFGLRRRLIQRSGGTFDCSLRWDTPEKTDTSGKGWSYGVARYNGDRIEWYRVFSYAYRPRRVLERAAIEVAGRRLPEGEEELALLSDHIVLACLHRGTRLELAMSEDALTGFLAWLEAAPPGQRVNVA; this is encoded by the coding sequence ATGGTCCTCGCTCTGACTGTGTGCGGAATCGTCGTGGCCCTGGTGGTGCTGGGGCTGTTCGTCTTCGGGCTGCGCCGCAGACTCATCCAGCGCTCCGGCGGCACTTTCGACTGCTCGCTCCGCTGGGACACCCCGGAGAAGACCGACACCAGCGGCAAGGGCTGGTCCTACGGTGTCGCCCGCTACAACGGCGACCGCATCGAGTGGTACCGCGTCTTCTCCTACGCCTACCGCCCGCGCCGCGTCCTGGAGCGCGCCGCGATCGAGGTCGCCGGACGCCGGCTGCCCGAGGGCGAGGAGGAGCTGGCGCTGCTCTCCGACCACATCGTGCTGGCCTGTCTGCACCGGGGCACGCGGCTTGAGCTCGCCATGAGCGAAGACGCGCTGACCGGTTTTCTCGCGTGGCTTGAGGCAGCCCCGCCCGGTCAGCGCGTCAATGTCGCCTAG